From the genome of Candidatus Coatesbacteria bacterium:
CCTTTATTCCGTCTTCAGCGGTTTCCAGCGGAATTGCAGGTAGCCCGGCGCCGCACTCGGAGCAGTAGTCGGCCTCCGCCGGGTTCTCCGCCCCGCAGTCGG
Proteins encoded in this window:
- a CDS encoding zinc-ribbon domain-containing protein is translated as MLGSCNGENRSIMCLAALFVTPCLAEGVAVCPDCGAENPAEADYCSECGAGLPAIPLETAEDGIK